The genomic segment GAGCTCCTCCACACccagtggggatggggaggtgCGTGGTGAGCCAAGGGGTGGGTCTCCAGACCTTGTATGTAAGGAACATGAGCACGTAAAACTGAGAAACTgcttgaaaagaaatgtaagcAGCATGgagaggcagggagcagggatgaAGGAGCTGCTGACTGCCTGGAGGGGCATTTCAGgtcaggaaagcacagcaaggagctggTCGAGGCAGTTCAgccagctctggctgctggctgctttggTGGTGGTTGGTGAACCCACTCACAATGGCTGCTCCCATGCTCCATAGTGCATGCAGCAACTCTTGTGGGACATTGATAGGATGGCTCAGTGAGCAACGggccttcctgcagctccagaggGCTCCTGCAGTTATTACCAACAGATCTTTATTCAGAATTGTAGATtatagaatggctcaggttggaggggagctcaaagcccacccagtgccacccccggccgtgggcagggctgccccccaccagctcaggctgcccagggccccatcccacctggcctggagtgcctgcagggatgaggcagtcacagctctctgggcaacctgtgccagcgcctcaccgccctcactgCCAAACCTTCTTCCTCAGCTCCACCTCAGTCTCCCCTCTTGTAGTCTGAAGCCATCTCCCCTTCTCCCATCACACAGACCCACTATAGAGTCCGTCCCCTCCCTTCTCACAGCCCCTTCAGATGCTGACGGGCCGCTCTCAGCTCTCCTTCtcttgccttctcttctccgtgctgctcagccccagctcttggCCTGTCCTCGCAGGGAGGGCTTCCATCCCTGCCGCCATTTCTGTGTCCCTCCTCTGGCTgcgctccagcagctccccgTCTCTCCTGCCCTGAGGACTCCACCTgtggacgcagtgctccaggtgagctgtcacagcacagcagaggagcaggagcacctccctgccctgctgcccgcgctgctctgcctgcagcccagggtcCGCTgggctttctgtgctgccagggcacactgctggctcatgtccagctgccccccaccagtACCCCcggtcctttttggcagggctgtgctctatccttacGTCCCCCAGTTGCACTGACAGTGGGTGctgccatgacccaggtgcagaccttgcacttggctttgctgaaccTCCTGAGGTTCCCCTgggcccagagctcagcctgTCTGGGTCTCTCTGGATGCCTTCCCATCTATCAGGAGTGTcaacagcaccacacagcttggggTTATCTGCAAACTGcagaggatgcactcaatcccactgttgatatcactgatgaagatgttaatgAGCACcggccccagcactgaccctgAAGGACACCACTTGCCTCCCATCTCCATCCGGACGCTGagccattcaccaccactcGCTGGGTACGATCTCCCAACCAGTTCCTCCTCACCAAACAGCCCATCCATCAAATTCATAGATTAacaatttggagagaagaatgtTGTGGAGGCCCGTGTTAAAGGCCTTACTGAGGTCCAGATAGGTGACATCGGTGGCTCCTCCCTTGATCACTGATGCAGTTACACCATCAAAGCCACGCGGTTGGtcaggcaggagctgccctTGGTGGAGCCATGCTGCTTGTCCCATATCACCTCCCTCTTCCACGTGCCAtagcacagcttccaggaggatctgctctgtGATCTTCCCCCACGCAGTGGTGAGGCAGACAGGTCAGTAATTCCTCAGGTCAtcctttctaccttttttttttttaataaatgggATTTATATTGCCTTTTTCCAGTCAACTTCATCCTTATTTATCTCTTATGACCAGCTTACCCTAGTTGTGAAAGGGACCACTTTAAGAAACAAGCTTTCATCACATAAAGCATAAAGGTGCCAGCTCTTTATTAACAGTTTTCACCTTTACAATGCATGCAGGTACTGAAGCTCACCTTTGCAAGAGGCACCACaacactgcacagtgctgggccCTGCAGGATGCAACTGAGTTCTGCAGATAGCAGTGAGTGCAGGCACTGccccagcaccacacagcactACTGCAGggccacacacagctgcagagtGATTTCTTCCCaaaagcacagctgcactgctgacGAATCTCTGCAGCCCAGCGCCCTGTCACAGCTCCGGAAGGTTGGGATGTGTTACCAACAACCACTGAGCAGCCCTCAAGCTGCAGCTTTGCACAGAACCTGCTGTGATTGCAGATGTGTTGCAGGGAAGAGGGCAAACCTTTGGTGCTGGGGCACTGCTCCTTTGTAGCTGTGTTACCTTCGATGCACACATTCTTGGACTCGCTCTGTGCCTTAACTCTCCAGCAGTTTTAATGGCACTTGTCTGGGGCATAAATGGCATTAACAGCTTAGCACAGGGACTACCTCTGTGGGTAAGGCGATGTCAAAAGGCGTGTGGTGCTAATTTCCACAGCACTACTGCAGTGCAAGGAATAATGAGTGCTTCTGCAAGACAGACCCTGAACCCTGACCTAGAGGTTTCAGCTTCCTGGCAGATCTATTCTCCCCTTTGGGTGGGCTGCTTCTACAGTCCTCTACTCTGCAGTCTGTGGGCTCACgcatgcagaaggaaagaaaggaaggagagagatcTTCCTCCCTGGGCCAACAGGTCTACAAAAGCAATACAGTGTGCAACTCAAAAGCGTTTGCTTTTCTGATTACTGTAGCAGTGGAGTGGGATAGGCAGGACCAGGCAGTTATGTGTAGTTCATAGGCCACGTATTTCTCCAAGTTCTGGATAACTTAGGTTTTTAGTTTTCTGTCTGTGATGCAACAAAAGGCAGATGAAGACACTGCCCAAGACAGCAAAGCCAGTCAGGGATCCCAGCAGAATGGGCACCAGCATGGCAGAATTAGGacctggaaagagaaaaatcatctAGCTGTGAATAGCATtaagggagaggagaaaggggGTTAAAATCCCTTCTTCTTTCCAGCATGCCAAGCAGGGGTGGCTGCTTCTTTCCACAGAGCAGTCTCAGTGACAGCCATGCCtatggcaggaggttggaagtaggtgatctttgaggtctcctccaacctgagccatcccatggttctgtggTGCTATGAATGGTAGTCCTCCCTCAGACACACTGCCTGCTTTGCCATAAGGTCTCATCAATattcttagcaaaaaaaaaaacaaaacaaaaaaagcagtcagACATACAAGAAATTAACTGAGATGGTGGCAGTGAGCTCTGGAGGTCTGTCATGCTCTTGATGTGCCAAACTGAATCCCTCTCCATACTAACAGCTGGGCAACATCTAATTAACAGAaaccagctgctgcctttcaactatggaggagaagaagaaaaaaatgctccaTAAATTGAGCTGAGATTTCTGCAGGATAGAGCTGCAAGCAGGAGACCCACCTTCTGCAGGTTTGTACTCTAAGCTGTCCATTGCTCTCAGAACTGGGCCGAACGAGACCAGGTTGTGCGGGTTCCCATGCCTGTTCCTGTCCCCTGGCAGGAGGAGTGGCTCTGCACCAACAAAGCAATCCTGAAAAGAGATGGGAGCaatgagcagagcccagcactgcctgcctcGTAGTGCTGTGCCTCTTCAACACATGGCAGAACAACAGCGAGCACAAGGCACTGGCACGGGTTTGGCAGGCACCCCATTGCTGAGTCTTGCCAAGCTTGGGGAAGGAAGCCTTGGATCTTTGGAAGGTGCTCAGATCAGCGAAGGAAGACCCTGCCTGTGTACCTGCTCACAGCCTGTGTGGCCCTGCAGGCAGACATGGAGCTCACAGTGCAGGTAGGCCACAGAGTGATTTAGCATCTGGAACAGCTGGATGGTGAAGCTGGCAGCTCCGGGTTCACTGCTTGGCAGTAGCTGGATGTGTCTGCATTCAGCTGGCAGCCTGGCAAgggcaaacagaaaaaagcttCAGCTTCCAGCACTTCCCAGGTAAGGGCAGGGAAGGGCAGACACTGCTCTGCATAGGCTGTCTGCCACCATGCcccaggcaaaaaaaaatccccaaaatcTCAGTGTCGCAGCCCGGATGTTTGCCTGCTGTTGTTTCTTGGATGTTTATTGTGCTAAAACCTCTAAAACAGCTGCAGTAGTGTGGTTCTCATTGCCTGACtcagatgcagcagcagcacaggggtgAGCTCTCACTGTAGCCAGGGTCTCCCACCTttgggctgctctgctcccaggctgTGTGCTCCTCCAGGAGGAAGGGCAGGAGGATACTGTACAATGATAACACTGCACAAGAAAGTGGGACAGGTTATTTCTACGGGTCAGAGTGTGAAGGAAGGACAGCCATGTGTCTCATGGTGCTGATCACAGAACATGtttcccagcccagccccacctGGAGGTCCTGGTGCCATACCTGGGCAGCGAGCAGCACACGGCGCTGgggccctgcaggctgctggatGGTGTCACACAGCAGGAACGGAGCCGCAACACGGGGTGgaggctgctctgcacagctacAAGAGCCAGGAAGGTGTCCTGGGTGGGGGgtgagccctgcagccccaggctggTGTCTGCCACAGGGCGCAGGGTCATCCGCACTGTGTAGTTCCCGGAGCCACAGAGCTCATCGCTGACAACTGCAACGCTGcaggggaaagaagaaaccaGCTGAGCCCAactctgctgtgcagctgctcagtgctAGAGTCGGTTTCCTTGGTGAAACCAAACAGATCTGCAAGATGTTTGCAAGCAAGttgaatgaaatgaagagcaagtAGACCCTGGTGTGACCAGAACCACCTCCTGCCTCTGCACAGCCGTGTGGGGAAGGTCCACATTTAGCTGGCATGTCTCATTGTGCCAGCAGATGCTCCCACATCACAGAGATGCACATAGAGCTGTTtaggaggagaggcagagagTCAAAGGCTGCTGTGCAAAAGAAAGCTGGGTCTGGAAGGACAGAGATGTagaaagattgtttttttttttttttttttttaatacatttatgAAGTCACTGCAGAATGGACTGAGTGCTTTCAAACCAGCCCATGGAGCACTGTAGATGTTGATCCCTCCACCCTCTGAGCGGCATCTCCTGCAGCAATTACCCGCTCAGCACGGTGCCCTCCGGCTGCACGGCGCTGCGGCGGCGGGGCTCTCCCGGCTGTGAGCCCAGCGGTGTGAGCTCGGTCACCGAGCCTTCGGCTGCTTCTTCTGTCACCTCGCGGGGTCCgacctcctcttcttcctcagtgctcaggagcagccccacagccgaTCCTGTTGTAGGCGGTCCAGGGTGCTGCTCAGCGGAGCCGTGTGTCTCAGTCGCAGCTTCTGCGGACGCAGGTTGCACTGGGGATAAAGCAGCCTCGCTGTCCTGCACTGCTGCGGGGTGCCGCTCCGGCCTCGAGTTAAACACAGCTGGCAGAGGAGTGCTGCTTCCTGCGAGTCCTGTTTTCCTTGCACTCGTGCTGACTTCAGCTGGCTTTGCATCTTCTCCCACGTTTCCCTGTGCTCGGGTGCTCCGGTCGTGTTTTGTGGCTGATGGCAGGAGAACGTGCATGGCCACAGAGGAAGGCGGGCCTGCAGGGGACCCGGTGTACATTCTCGGACGGGtaactgcagccagcagcttcccagatgctgctgttttcacGTGAACCTTTGCTGAAAATGGTGACAGCACTGGTGTTGGGGTCTCCATCGCTGCAGAGGGCTTGGGCACAGTGGGTGTGAACTCCAGGTGCTTGGCAAGGTCGGGCCTTAGAGATGAGGGTGAGGTTGGTGTTGCCCTGGGATGCAGAGCCAGTCCTGGACAGGCGGTGCTGCCCGCAGCTGAACCTCTCCTTTCGCTGCCAATGGGAGGCGCTGGGGATGGTGGTACGGTGCTGGGTGCAATCCCAGCTGGTGACGGCAGCCTCTGGAGCGGCTCGGAGCTGAGGATGCTTTGCGGTGTGGACTGCAAAGGCACAGTGCTTGTGGGCAGCCTCAATGGGTAATTCGTGGTCCTGGCTGAGCGCAGACACTCAGCGCACTGCACACGGGCAGAGGACGGTGCGGGGGCTGAGACCAGGCCGGTGCcttgcagtgctgcttcctTGCTGGGCTGAGCTGGATCCACTGCCTCTGCGATTGCAAACGGAGGCTGGGCTGGGAGTGGGGGATCGGGCAGTCCTACGGCTGGTAGTGATAAAGAAAGCAACTTCCCAGCTGTGAGAGGTGCTTTGGGGGCAGTACGGGGGATGCGTGCGGACACCACTGGGATGTcatggctgtgctcagcagtaATTGCATTCACACCTCGCTGGTTGCTGAACAAGAGGGTTTTGTGTTTGCCTTCACCCTCAGGAGAGGCCCCCCCCTGTAAGCCTGGTCTGTCGGTGGGAAAGAGGATAAATATGGGCTTAACCAGGATTAAGCTGGAAAAACTCATGTTTGGTAAGTCCCCTAGATCTAATAAtgaagcatttgacactgtgaGGATTTGCTGAGCAGAAACCAGAGTCCCAATGCTGATATTTGGGAATTGCATAGGCAAAGGGGAATCCTGTGTGGGAAGCAAGCATAGCATGCCATCGGTATTTCTAAGCAGGAAGGACAAATATGGGAATGATGGTAACACGTTAAGGTGATCGGTTCTGATAGCACTGAGGTTTTTGGTAGGTGTGTGGTGTGATGTACCCGActgctgcaccagcagctgtgccaggtgTGCTGGGATCCCATCAGAAACAGCAGTCTGCACCACTTTGGGATGTGCAGTTGTGCTGGGCAGGCTTTCCTGAGCAAAAGGTGGGTGCAGAGACCTGGAATGAGCTGAAGTGTGTGAAGTTGGTACGTGAAGTCCTTGCCCAGCAGAACTGGGGATGCCTGCTAACTGGGGtccagcaggaggagcagatACACCTGTTGGCTGAAGTGCTGCAGGAACAACATCAGGAGTGGGTATGCCCAGGGAGAGTGCAGATGTAGCTCCTTTTGTCCCTGTAGTAGTCTGGAAAATGTTTAAGGTGGACATCTGTGACTGGCTTACTGAGGATGCACCAGCAGAAACCTGTGGCTTCTCAGGGAATCCGGATTTTTCAGGTTTACTTGTCATCTGATGATCAGCATCTTTTTGCAAAACCGGGGCTGTGCTTCCTTGAGAGCTCCTGTGGGCTTCCTGGGAGGAGTGCTGTTTGGTACAGCTGAGAGTCCGGGGCAAAGGGAGAGGCTGCGGTCCGTCAGCAGCATTAGTGGGCTCTTGAGATGGAGAGTGGGGTAAATCACCACGATCCAGGGCTTCCAGAGGCATCAGTGGGGAAGAGGAGTGTGCACGGCCTTGCAGAAcatcctgcagagcaggcagctgggctgtgtgtcCAGACCCGCTTACAATGGCTGCTGTTGGGTTCCTGCCCTCGCTGCCTGCCATCCCTCGCTTCATAGGGGAGAAGTGACCAGCAGTTGTCTGTGTTGTTCTGGAAGGAACTGCAGCAGGGCCCCCTGAAGCTGGTTTTGGTAGGAATGCAGAAGTGGTGACCTTAGCAGCTACACCCCgaggctgtgcagctctgctgtggggctgtgcctggGGGCTTGCATCTCTCGACCTTTTGCTGGTGGGAGGTGCTGACGGTGGATTGGTCACCATCTTCTCTCTGGTGGAAAATGgagatgctgtttcttttctgggaGGATGGAAATGTGCTGTTGAAGTCAGAGATGTTTCAAGACTTGGTGCCTCCCTCTGCTGGATGCCTGGGGTGGACAAGGCAGGAACACTGTGCTGCATCCCTGCACTGGGAATGGACTGAGGGGTGCCAGCACCAGAGCCGGCCGGGCTGGTAATGGTGGCAGCCTTTCCTGAGGGATGTGGGTGGGTGGCAGCCCGTGGCTCCCGTGTGGAAATGGGGCTGCTTGTGCTGCTCAAGATCTTGTTAGGAAATGGCTGTCTGTCCTGGGGCTTTACAGCAGCTGCCGTGTGCCCTCGCTCAGACCCCTCCACATCCCTCACTGGCTCCACTGGCAGCGTGGCTGTTGCTCTTGCAGCCACCTCTGTGTGGCTGGGAATGAAATCTGCTGTCATTTCATTTGTAGGATCGGCCGCCAGAGTCTGAGCATAATTGGTTGCCTCACCCAAGTCGTCTTCTGTGACTGACAGCGGACTGGTCCCAGATATTGGTTGGGGTTCTCCAGGAGAGCTCAGGTCTGGGGCTCCACCAACATGGTGCTCGGCTCTGGGGGCGCCTAACAGACAGAAATGGAGCTTTGTCTATTTCCTTGTCCATCAACTTCCAACAGtttgcagcagcattttgcaACAGGCTGAGAGGGAAGCGGAAAGTTAGGGAACTACTTTGGGAATCGTGAGCAGAGTAAAGGGAAACCAAAAAGCAGATATTGCAAAAAAATGGATTCTGATGGATGATGGAGACCGGGTTGTTAAGTCTACAAAAATTATGAATTATGATTTTGAACAAATAGGTGGAACCTGCATAGCTTAACCTCAACTCAGCAAAGCAATACAAGTATCTATAGACAGGCATGAACTCAAATTCTTTCATGAATCAAAGTCTCAGACAAGGAAAGTGACACATATACATAAGCACAACTTTATGGGGATGAGACTTTGCTGTGAGTGGCAGCAGCCCTAGGAAGCCCTTGCTTGAGACACAGCAGCATTACAAACTCGATTTGCTTTCACACTGTCCATAGTATTTGGCCAGACAGCTGTTCCCAAAGAAGGCTGTGCTCACTCATCCCCTCACCACACACCTGAGAACCACACCCAGAActggaaagaaggcagaaagaaatgccaTGGGAACAGAATGCATCACTCACCAGAGAGATCCAGCAGCTCCGATGCGATCAGAACAAAAAAGGGAagcaggtcctgcattttgcaAAGCAGCTCCTGAGTCAACCCAATAGCAATGTGTTCAGAGGAGGCAACTTGCTAAGCAGCCATTGCTGCCTCTCAGCAGAGAGCATTGGCTGTGTTTGTTCTGGAGGGGCAGAGTATTGTGTTACTTTATAAGAGTTTAGGTCAGGCCACAACCAATAATCTTGgtcccaaaagaaaaaaaaaaaaaaccaaaagaaagaTTCTGAAGCCTGGACCAATGGGAATCAACTGATTTTTAACAAAAGAAGATACTGTGCTCACGTGCatgacaaagacagaaaaactgaCTGAGTGTGAGAGGCAGTGTGCAGGGCAGCACTtctatttggaagaaaagttcAATGTGCTACCTGAGCCAAGATCCAAAGCTTTTGACAATATCTGTGAGCCACACACAAATGGATGAGCCTGGGTCTCAGCTGGAGGATCCTCATAAAGCAAGCTGCCCAGCCCTGTGAGCCCAAATAACAGCCTTTCTCCCCAAGAGACCCCCTAGATGTGTTCAGTGGCAGGAAGGAGGCCACAGTTCTGCTTCTGTCAGTGCTCCAGGTCTGCAGAGCCACACCAGGGTTTGTGCCCCAGTTACAGAGCTGAGGCTCAAATCAATGGAAGTGGATCCCAGCACTATGCTAACTCTGTCCAGACCAGAGCAGTCTGAGCCAGCAGCTGATGTCATCTGCCTGCAGTTGTGCAAGGCCTTGGACGTGGTCCCATagcacatccttatctccaaattggagagagatggatttgaaggctgggcTATTTGgaggataaggaattggttggatggtcgCAGCCAGAGGGCTGCTGCcaatggctccatgtccaggtggaggccggtgatgagtggtgtcccccaggggtccatcttgggaccggagctcttcagcatctccatCAGCGACAGACGATAGGATGGAGTGATATATAGTGATAGAGATAGGAtggagtgcagcctcagcagtttgctgatggcaccgagctgagtggtgcagcggacacaacagcaggaagggacgccatccagagggataTTCCatggggaatggctttaagttaaaagagaggagatgtgGGTGAGCTGTGAGGAAGCAATCCTTGTGTcagggcggtgaggcgctggcgct from the Lagopus muta isolate bLagMut1 chromosome 22, bLagMut1 primary, whole genome shotgun sequence genome contains:
- the LOC125703540 gene encoding proteoglycan 4-like — encoded protein: MLCLLPTQDSPLPMQFPNISIGTLVSAQQILTVSNASLLDLGDLPNMSFSSLILVKPIFILFPTDRPGLQGGASPEGEGKHKTLLFSNQRGVNAITAEHSHDIPVVSARIPRTAPKAPLTAGKLLSLSLPAVGLPDPPLPAQPPFAIAEAVDPAQPSKEAALQGTGLVSAPAPSSARVQCAECLRSARTTNYPLRLPTSTVPLQSTPQSILSSEPLQRLPSPAGIAPSTVPPSPAPPIGSERRGSAAGSTACPGLALHPRATPTSPSSLRPDLAKHLEFTPTVPKPSAAMETPTPVLSPFSAKVHVKTAASGKLLAAVTRPRMYTGSPAGPPSSVAMHVLLPSATKHDRSTRAQGNVGEDAKPAEVSTSARKTGLAGSSTPLPAVFNSRPERHPAAVQDSEAALSPVQPASAEAATETHGSAEQHPGPPTTGSAVGLLLSTEEEEEVGPREVTEEAAEGSVTELTPLGSQPGEPRRRSAVQPEGTVLSGVAVVSDELCGSGNYTVRMTLRPVADTSLGLQGSPPTQDTFLALVAVQSSLHPVLRLRSCCVTPSSSLQGPSAVCCSLPRLPAECRHIQLLPSSEPGAASFTIQLFQMLNHSVAYLHCELHVCLQGHTGCEQDCFVGAEPLLLPGDRNRHGNPHNLVSFGPVLRAMDSLEYKPAEGGSPACSSILWSPQGRRDGELLERSQRRDTEMAAGMEALPARTGQELGLSSTEKRRQEKES